The sequence TAGCGTAGGCAATTCCGAAAGTTAACCTATTCTTTAGAAGCGGAACGGCGCAACTCAGTGATGACATCAAGCGTGAGATCATGGGCAGGCAGGGCATACACCAGGGCCCCTCCGGCAGCATCCATAATGTAATCAAAGGACCGTTCCGCCCCGATTTTCTTCACCGCTGCATCGATCTTTTCAAGAACTGGCGACATGAGCTGCGCCTGATAACGGTAGAGTTCACCCTCAGGGCCAAATTTGGATTGCTGAAAGGCTTGGGTGGTCTGAATCAAAGATTGAATTTCCTGCTCTTTCTCCCGGATCTTCTCGTTACTCAGGAGCAAACGCTGGCGCTCGAATTCCCGGTTGAGACTGTCCAGCCGCTCAACATAGGTATTATACTCCACCTGCAAACGCCGCGTCTCCTTTTCCAACTTGGCCTGGGCGTCCCGGACATCCTCGTACTCCTGCATGATGCGGTTAGAATCAATATAACCGATCTTGAGCTGACCAGCTACCCCAAAGGGGATGATCATGGCCAGACTGGTCACAATACCGATGAGCCTGCTTTTATTCACCGCTTCTCCTTCTATGGATTTTAAAAAGGCATTCCAAAAATGAAATGTAGCTCCCAGGGATCATCACGCGTGATCTCAATGGGATCAAAGCCATAGCCCAAATCGAGTCCCAGCATCCCCAGCATGGGCATGAATATCCGTGCTCCGATACCCACAGAGCGCTTAAGCTTAAAGGGATCCACATAGCTGAGATCGAGCCAGGCGTCACCCATATCGAAAAATGCCAGAGCATAGACGGTGGGATTTTCCGACAGTAACAGACGCAGTTCAGCCGAATACTTCAGCATCACCGTGCCGCCCCGGGGACGCCCACTTGTATAGGGCCCCACCGTATTGTCCGGATAACCGCGGAGCATCTCACCAAACGGGATGCCCGTACCTCCCATGAAAAACTTTTCATCCGGAGGGAGAATGGAGCGTTCCCGGAGGTCCCGGATTGGCTTGATCATTCCCATCTTCACCATCTGATGGAATACCACCTTCTCAACAACGGGTACGTACCATTTCAGGGTAAAGACATGCTTGTGGAAATCCTCATTCCCGCCCAGAATCGAACCTGAGAGGGTGGATACCCAATTCATCTCAGATCCCATGGTGGGAAATTCCGGCCGGTTGCGACTGTCACGGGTGATAACCTGTGTGAAGGATATGCCTATGGTGGAGACATAGTAAACGCCATCTTTGTCCTGCTTAATATCCTCCGGCCGCACACCGACTAGATAACTTGTCAGATTAGCTTGCTCGCCAAGATAGCGCTTGTCGGCCCCCTGGAAAATCCATGAGCCCCGGAAGAAAGAATCCGGCCAGCGAAAACGGCGGCCCCATCTCACAGACCCACCCCATTGGACAATATCGAAGGGGAAATAACTGTAGTATTGGGACTGACCTCGCTCAGAATAGAAAGCTGACATACCCATCAGGTTCGGGGTGTTCAGCACCCAGGGATTGAGCAGGCTGACGGAAAAGGACTCATAGGCCGCTGCCTGGGCCGTTCCCGAGTAGAGGCCGAAGCTGGTCTGAGCACCACGATTATAGCTCAGATTCAACTGCTGCCCGGTACCTAACAAATTATTGAACTCCAATCCGCCGCCACCAATCATGCCGAATTGCTCGGTATAGCCAATGGACAGGTTCGCCCGGTCAGTGGACCGCTCGGCCACTTTAATGCTCAGATCAACTTCATCCTCATCCACGGGGAGCACATTGGGTTCAACATTCTCGAAAAAGTTCAGAATCCAGACATCGCGCTGGCTCCGACCCAGCTTCTCGTAGCTGAAGGTCTCCCCGGGATCGATGCGCAGTTCCCGCCGAATCACGTAATCACGGGTTTTTTCGTTCCCGGTAATGTTGATATATCTGACCGAAACCTTCTGATTTTCAACAATATTGAAGACCACGTCCAGTGAGTCTTCTCCAACGGGATACTCTAACGGTTCCACCCTGGAATAGAGGTAACCCTCATCCATATAAACCGGGTGGACTTTCTGGGCAACGGCCGTGGCAAAGGCCTCCGCATTGTACAAATCACCCCTGGCATAGCCCAGGGCCTTCTTCAATTCCTCATCGCTGTGCAGGGTGTTGCCTTCCCAGGAAAAGTTGCGGTAGTAATACTGATTACCCTCGTGAATCTGAATAAGCAGTTCCAGCCGCTTGCCGCCACGTGTGACCATGACTGAGTCCTGTACTATCCAGGCGTCCCGGAAACCCCGGTTGCGATAATGGTCAACGATCTTGCCAAGGTCAGCTTCATACTTATCACGATCAAAGGGCGATCGCCAGAAAAGATACCATCGCCACGGCTTCGTGTCTTTCATCTGCCGCCGCAGCATGAAGGATGATATCTCTTCATTACCCTCAAAGCGGACGCGCCGCAGCCGCACCTTCCTGTTCTCCACGATCGAAATCTTAAGGACCTGACCATGGGGCAGTTCCCCGGGCTCCTGGGCTACCGATATTTCCGCATTCAGATAGCCCTCTTCGCGATACAGTTTCCTGATCTGGCGGACAGCTTCGGAAATGGCGTATTCCGACAGAATCTGGGGCGGCTTCAGCTCGATAGCCTCCAGGATCTTATTCTTGCCGATCTTCTTGTTGCCCTCAAGTACAATCTTTTCCAGTGATGGGTATTCTTCGACCGCAATGCGCAATACCAGTCCATCTGAAGTCTCTTCATCGGCGTAGACCTGAATGTCGGCAAAAAAGCCCAGCTCCCACAAGCGGCGGATTCCACGCTGGATATCCACCCCGGTGATGGTACGGCCGGGATACAGCCGGGAAGTGGACTGGATGACTTGCGCCGAGGCTCGCTCATTGCCCTCTACACGCACCTCTTTCAGCTGGAAACTGGCTACCTG comes from Candidatus Neomarinimicrobiota bacterium and encodes:
- a CDS encoding OmpH family outer membrane protein, which translates into the protein MNKSRLIGIVTSLAMIIPFGVAGQLKIGYIDSNRIMQEYEDVRDAQAKLEKETRRLQVEYNTYVERLDSLNREFERQRLLLSNEKIREKEQEIQSLIQTTQAFQQSKFGPEGELYRYQAQLMSPVLEKIDAAVKKIGAERSFDYIMDAAGGALVYALPAHDLTLDVITELRRSASKE
- the bamA gene encoding outer membrane protein assembly factor BamA; the protein is MLRSYLAGLLLLGTIGWAQQVASFQLKEVRVEGNERASAQVIQSTSRLYPGRTITGVDIQRGIRRLWELGFFADIQVYADEETSDGLVLRIAVEEYPSLEKIVLEGNKKIGKNKILEAIELKPPQILSEYAISEAVRQIRKLYREEGYLNAEISVAQEPGELPHGQVLKISIVENRKVRLRRVRFEGNEEISSFMLRRQMKDTKPWRWYLFWRSPFDRDKYEADLGKIVDHYRNRGFRDAWIVQDSVMVTRGGKRLELLIQIHEGNQYYYRNFSWEGNTLHSDEELKKALGYARGDLYNAEAFATAVAQKVHPVYMDEGYLYSRVEPLEYPVGEDSLDVVFNIVENQKVSVRYINITGNEKTRDYVIRRELRIDPGETFSYEKLGRSQRDVWILNFFENVEPNVLPVDEDEVDLSIKVAERSTDRANLSIGYTEQFGMIGGGGLEFNNLLGTGQQLNLSYNRGAQTSFGLYSGTAQAAAYESFSVSLLNPWVLNTPNLMGMSAFYSERGQSQYYSYFPFDIVQWGGSVRWGRRFRWPDSFFRGSWIFQGADKRYLGEQANLTSYLVGVRPEDIKQDKDGVYYVSTIGISFTQVITRDSRNRPEFPTMGSEMNWVSTLSGSILGGNEDFHKHVFTLKWYVPVVEKVVFHQMVKMGMIKPIRDLRERSILPPDEKFFMGGTGIPFGEMLRGYPDNTVGPYTSGRPRGGTVMLKYSAELRLLLSENPTVYALAFFDMGDAWLDLSYVDPFKLKRSVGIGARIFMPMLGMLGLDLGYGFDPIEITRDDPWELHFIFGMPF